From a single Gimesia fumaroli genomic region:
- a CDS encoding sigma factor-like helix-turn-helix DNA-binding protein: MIPKVVQPWGHSPTPLVPRAIIQKIGHLEAPHTFKNILGEQTTLSNLDNTVWDYIDSISSDCLSEIVELLKQHFNKFKYVAIYLGEPLGQPIETLPFSTRTRNAILSHPERFSAQNIRFNDILSVPSFGMRSAIEFACVIEASVANSKTIHKNSQHQSNAVISNTAFSKIESLLQIISAWAIGERKVKLLSEALPDPLLEWPEEIRTLWDDIGSIHPQDFAGDLVKKYSVPFLVSKALTLLDHRLLEIAKKRICVVSQAATLEELGEKFGISRERVRQLEKSAIAQLERFHNKEFLPVIRRAITLRKLLGNAVLADHGHVKTALYRAVEDFDDESFDKQFVKALILWLAGPYQLWHQWLLADKNIALQTTELFIENSDNRGVIPYDTASEILDGLGINQEYHKRWLEKIGSFLNVDDGYIYFQGGILDKAKILLKYYDKPMTVEEMLDSIGSDSIRSVRQRLIDDPGLWRINKQNEFVLAGTEGYFEYSGIIDEIIQEIALCGGQAKISHLVEKISRVYGVKESSILSYLNTPMFVKNESGIIRIRDSESEVKVSTDITKTAACYLTDNRTWCWRVKVDKDLLRGSGRLLPNAFAQLLGCNVGDKIEVITEFGTIALSWQLTSTTGASIGSLRQVLHHFGANLGDYLFVKATTNKVNFLHLEKMRLDSTNSNLIRLAMLLGAVDCRSEVEAISKIAIALDLRNDSKEALFLESKKVLASKGESELADLIQKPKLSIDEIIGNIGCLFK; this comes from the coding sequence ATGATTCCAAAAGTTGTTCAGCCTTGGGGCCATTCGCCAACACCTTTGGTCCCAAGAGCTATAATACAAAAGATTGGACATCTGGAAGCCCCTCATACTTTTAAAAACATTTTGGGTGAACAGACTACACTATCGAATCTTGACAATACCGTTTGGGATTATATTGACTCCATTAGTAGTGACTGTTTATCTGAAATAGTCGAGCTATTAAAACAGCATTTTAACAAGTTTAAATATGTAGCTATATATCTAGGTGAGCCGTTGGGACAGCCTATAGAAACGTTACCATTCTCAACAAGAACCAGAAATGCAATTTTGTCCCATCCTGAGCGATTCTCAGCTCAAAATATAAGATTCAATGACATATTATCCGTACCCTCATTTGGGATGCGTTCTGCGATAGAGTTTGCCTGTGTCATTGAAGCATCAGTTGCTAACTCAAAAACGATTCACAAAAACTCTCAACATCAAAGTAATGCCGTAATCAGCAATACGGCGTTCTCAAAAATAGAATCCCTATTACAAATTATATCAGCATGGGCTATTGGTGAAAGAAAGGTGAAACTCTTATCAGAGGCACTACCTGATCCATTATTAGAATGGCCAGAAGAAATAAGAACTCTTTGGGACGACATCGGTAGCATACACCCACAAGATTTTGCTGGTGATTTAGTTAAAAAATATTCAGTCCCGTTCCTCGTTTCCAAAGCGCTTACTCTATTGGATCACCGGTTATTGGAAATTGCCAAAAAAAGGATATGTGTCGTTAGTCAAGCTGCGACACTGGAAGAACTTGGTGAAAAGTTTGGTATATCACGTGAGCGCGTGCGACAACTCGAAAAAAGTGCAATTGCTCAATTGGAACGGTTCCATAATAAAGAGTTCCTGCCGGTTATTAGAAGAGCAATTACACTGCGAAAACTACTAGGAAACGCAGTACTCGCGGATCACGGGCACGTGAAAACTGCCCTGTATAGAGCAGTAGAAGATTTTGATGATGAGTCTTTTGACAAGCAATTTGTTAAAGCACTTATCTTGTGGCTTGCTGGTCCATATCAATTGTGGCACCAATGGCTGCTTGCAGATAAAAATATTGCGTTACAAACAACAGAATTATTTATTGAAAACAGTGATAATCGAGGTGTAATACCATATGACACAGCATCTGAAATTCTCGATGGCCTTGGAATAAATCAAGAATATCATAAAAGATGGTTGGAAAAAATAGGTAGTTTTCTGAATGTCGACGATGGCTATATATATTTTCAAGGAGGCATCTTAGACAAAGCAAAAATACTATTAAAATACTATGATAAGCCTATGACTGTAGAAGAGATGCTTGATTCTATTGGCAGTGATAGTATTCGTAGTGTCCGCCAAAGGCTTATAGATGATCCCGGGCTCTGGCGGATAAACAAGCAAAATGAATTCGTACTTGCTGGTACAGAGGGATATTTTGAATACTCAGGAATTATTGATGAGATCATCCAAGAAATCGCTCTATGTGGAGGCCAGGCTAAGATTTCACATTTAGTTGAAAAAATATCGCGTGTCTACGGCGTCAAAGAAAGCTCTATTTTATCATATTTAAACACACCTATGTTTGTTAAGAATGAATCCGGCATTATCCGTATTCGAGATTCTGAAAGTGAGGTCAAGGTTTCAACAGATATCACAAAAACTGCGGCATGTTACCTCACGGACAATCGCACTTGGTGCTGGAGAGTCAAAGTAGACAAGGATCTACTACGAGGTAGCGGGCGATTACTTCCGAACGCATTTGCTCAACTACTCGGTTGTAATGTAGGTGACAAAATTGAAGTTATTACTGAATTTGGGACGATAGCTTTAAGCTGGCAACTGACTTCAACAACCGGAGCTTCCATTGGATCATTAAGGCAGGTTTTACATCATTTCGGGGCAAATCTGGGCGACTATCTCTTCGTTAAAGCGACAACAAATAAGGTCAATTTTTTACATCTAGAGAAAATGCGATTAGACTCTACCAATTCGAATCTTATCAGGCTAGCAATGTTACTTGGAGCAGTAGACTGCCGTTCAGAAGTTGAAGCAATAAGCAAAATTGCCATAGCTCTCGACCTCAGAAATGACTCCAAGGAAGCATTATTTTTAGAATCTAAGAAAGTTCTGGCTTCCAAAGGCGAGTCTGAATTAGCTGATTTAATTCAAAAACCAAAGTTATCAATTGACGAAATTATTGGCAATATTGGCTGTCTATTTAAATGA
- a CDS encoding ATP-binding protein, protein MALVNRVHIARRFQKSIRIDTDLGENHSLEGFICPQSSADVLRSMAKHVSESGQGAFTWTGPYGSGKSSLVVALSALLNGNPELQKQAAKIFGRKLANEIQKSLPTGSRGWHVLPVVGRRDNPVRVIGEALKVTGLVSRRPRGGWTEDNLISNVMSVVTNKPKTHGGLILFVDEMGKFLEAAAQDGTDMYVFQQLAEAASRSDGRLILIGVLHQAFEEYAHRLSHETRDEWAKIQGRFIDLPVNSVGEEQIDIISRAIESERPSNAKPSKLSMTVARLALRDRQSNIDSLANTLENCWPLHPIVACLLGPISRRRFGQNQRSIFGFLNSTEPHGFQDYLISATEGDLYGPDKLWDYLRTNLEPSILASPDGHRWALAADSLERCEAIGGDIFHVKLLKTISVIDLFKERSGLVPSFDLLRSCFPKESDKSLKQGLAQLDKWSLTIFKKFQDAHAIFAGSDFDIDHAVGNALEDISEIDFTALKSLAGLQPILAKRHYHETGAMRWFDVNIAPARDVVEIASSFNPKNGIVGEFLLVIPTEGENEELVKKLCREASKQSSQWDIVVGFSQRSWAVVTLARELLALDKVYNDHPELAGDPVARREVSARLADFQAQLESELNKSFDKATWYRKHHSPKPYRQSDLSSLASELADKYFDQCPRLYNELLNRQKPSGSAIAAQNALLRCMVNSEGESRLGINGYPAEGGLFASLLESTRLYSKTRKGWSFLAPQNDETDTHKIFPAWEAAINYIKKHKKRAVSVSEICEAVWLQPPYGIKEGVMPVLSVAFIMSQRENLAIYREGIFRARFDDVDVECLAKDAGTIQLRWMDLNKISRRLLSDMAQIVRELDQNNELKDLEPIDVARGLVSIYEQLPQWTKRTMRLSANAIKVRDIFNRAHDPNKFLFDDIPTLLNSKKTNSANTKDIQKLVSVVSDGLQELVQAYPSMLHRLRDVMLAELQVPNLSRRSLSELRDRATNIKDITGDFRLDAFIGRVAEYDGSDLSFEGIASLAANKPPRDWVDPDTDHATMEVADMSQQFLRAETFTRVKGRPEKRQTMAIIVGLEGRPAPLLEEFDVIDSDRETINDLIKRVSKTLETVDTNSRNVILATLAELSARYMQKPNQPMTRRNNGEAVH, encoded by the coding sequence ATGGCATTAGTCAATCGGGTTCATATTGCACGACGTTTTCAAAAATCCATACGAATAGATACCGATCTAGGTGAAAATCATTCACTTGAAGGATTTATATGTCCTCAATCATCTGCGGACGTTTTGCGATCAATGGCAAAACATGTTTCTGAATCTGGACAAGGTGCTTTTACTTGGACAGGTCCCTATGGTAGCGGTAAATCAAGTCTCGTCGTCGCATTAAGTGCGCTTTTAAATGGCAACCCCGAATTACAAAAGCAAGCTGCAAAAATATTTGGCCGTAAGCTTGCCAATGAAATACAGAAATCACTTCCCACAGGATCCCGAGGCTGGCATGTGCTTCCAGTTGTTGGTAGACGGGATAATCCTGTTAGAGTTATCGGGGAGGCTCTGAAAGTAACCGGTCTCGTAAGCCGTCGTCCACGTGGTGGTTGGACCGAAGATAATCTTATATCGAATGTAATGAGCGTCGTAACAAACAAACCCAAAACTCACGGTGGTTTGATTTTATTCGTGGATGAAATGGGCAAATTCCTCGAAGCAGCTGCGCAAGACGGCACAGACATGTACGTTTTTCAGCAGCTTGCAGAGGCTGCATCACGAAGTGATGGGAGGCTTATTCTCATTGGAGTGTTACATCAGGCGTTTGAAGAATATGCGCATCGTTTATCTCACGAGACGCGTGATGAGTGGGCGAAAATTCAAGGGCGTTTTATCGATCTTCCTGTTAATTCCGTCGGCGAAGAACAGATCGATATTATTTCTCGTGCAATTGAGAGCGAACGCCCCAGCAATGCAAAGCCCAGTAAATTATCAATGACAGTTGCTCGATTGGCGCTTCGTGATCGCCAGAGTAATATAGATTCACTAGCAAATACTTTAGAGAATTGTTGGCCACTTCATCCGATTGTAGCGTGTCTTCTTGGTCCAATCTCACGTCGGCGTTTTGGCCAAAACCAGCGAAGTATCTTTGGTTTCCTTAATTCTACTGAACCTCATGGCTTCCAAGATTACCTTATCTCAGCAACAGAAGGTGATCTTTATGGTCCGGATAAACTTTGGGATTATTTGCGGACAAATCTAGAGCCATCAATTTTGGCATCTCCAGACGGACATCGATGGGCTCTTGCAGCAGATTCGCTAGAACGCTGTGAAGCAATTGGTGGCGATATTTTCCATGTTAAGTTGCTGAAAACAATTTCGGTAATTGATCTTTTCAAAGAGCGTTCAGGTTTAGTACCAAGTTTTGATCTTCTTAGGTCTTGCTTCCCCAAAGAATCAGATAAATCACTCAAGCAGGGTCTAGCTCAGCTTGATAAATGGTCATTAACAATATTTAAAAAATTCCAAGACGCCCATGCCATATTCGCAGGTAGCGATTTTGATATTGATCATGCTGTTGGGAATGCACTGGAAGATATCAGTGAAATAGATTTCACAGCTTTAAAATCACTTGCTGGTTTGCAACCAATATTGGCAAAAAGGCATTATCACGAAACAGGAGCCATGCGATGGTTTGATGTTAATATAGCACCTGCACGTGATGTAGTAGAAATCGCATCATCCTTTAATCCCAAAAATGGAATCGTTGGAGAGTTTTTGTTAGTAATTCCAACCGAGGGGGAAAATGAAGAATTAGTTAAAAAATTGTGTCGAGAGGCATCTAAACAAAGTTCCCAGTGGGATATTGTTGTAGGTTTTTCTCAACGATCTTGGGCTGTTGTTACGCTTGCTCGTGAGCTTTTAGCATTAGATAAGGTTTATAACGATCACCCAGAGTTGGCCGGTGATCCTGTAGCGCGTCGTGAAGTATCTGCCCGCCTTGCTGATTTTCAGGCTCAGCTAGAATCTGAATTGAATAAGTCTTTTGATAAGGCCACATGGTATAGAAAACATCATTCACCAAAGCCTTATCGTCAATCTGATTTATCCAGTCTGGCTTCTGAGTTAGCGGATAAATATTTTGATCAATGCCCCAGGCTCTATAACGAACTGTTAAATCGACAAAAACCCTCAGGTAGCGCTATCGCTGCTCAGAATGCGTTATTGCGATGTATGGTTAATTCTGAAGGTGAGTCCCGGCTAGGCATTAACGGGTATCCTGCCGAGGGAGGTTTATTTGCCTCTTTGCTTGAGTCTACTCGCTTGTATTCAAAGACGCGAAAAGGATGGAGTTTTCTGGCACCACAAAACGACGAAACAGACACTCACAAAATATTTCCAGCATGGGAAGCGGCAATAAATTACATAAAAAAACACAAAAAAAGGGCTGTATCCGTATCAGAAATATGCGAGGCCGTCTGGTTGCAACCTCCCTATGGTATTAAAGAAGGGGTAATGCCTGTCCTTTCGGTTGCTTTTATCATGTCACAGCGTGAAAACTTAGCGATTTATCGCGAAGGTATTTTTCGTGCTCGGTTTGATGATGTGGATGTTGAATGTTTGGCGAAAGATGCCGGAACTATCCAACTACGTTGGATGGATTTGAACAAGATCTCACGCCGTTTACTATCTGACATGGCTCAGATTGTTCGCGAATTGGATCAGAATAATGAGTTGAAGGACTTGGAGCCCATTGACGTGGCGCGCGGATTGGTTTCTATTTATGAGCAATTGCCTCAATGGACCAAACGAACAATGCGTCTATCGGCAAATGCAATAAAAGTACGGGATATATTTAATCGTGCACATGATCCCAATAAATTTTTGTTTGATGATATTCCTACCTTATTGAACAGTAAAAAAACAAACTCCGCAAACACAAAAGATATTCAGAAACTCGTTTCAGTCGTAAGTGATGGGTTGCAGGAACTCGTTCAAGCTTATCCCTCTATGTTGCATCGTCTTAGGGATGTGATGTTAGCAGAATTGCAGGTTCCTAATCTGTCTCGGAGATCACTTTCAGAGTTAAGAGATCGAGCTACTAACATTAAAGATATTACGGGGGATTTCCGCCTTGATGCTTTTATCGGTCGTGTCGCCGAATATGATGGAAGTGATTTATCGTTTGAAGGTATTGCCAGTCTTGCTGCGAATAAGCCACCCCGTGATTGGGTTGATCCCGATACCGACCATGCCACGATGGAAGTAGCAGACATGTCGCAGCAGTTTTTAAGAGCTGAAACGTTTACTCGCGTCAAAGGACGTCCCGAGAAACGTCAGACTATGGCTATCATTGTCGGGTTAGAAGGAAGACCAGCACCTTTATTAGAAGAATTTGATGTAATTGACTCCGACCGAGAGACGATAAATGATCTTATTAAACGTGTTTCTAAAACATTGGAAACCGTTGACACAAATAGCCGAAATGTGATTTTAGCAACATTGGCTGAATTGAGTGCACGTTATATGCAAAAACCAAATCAACCTATGACAAGAAGAAATAATGGAGAGGCAGTTCACTGA
- a CDS encoding DUF4007 family protein, which yields MLRGPLYQQDYRPQFSGHETFPLRYGWLKKAYDCVHETEQEGDNKALCWGDDAIARFGVGKNMVASMRHWANVAGIIEEPLGENQVATTTLGKLLFGKIGLDPYLEHPTSLWLIHWKLATEWKKKTTWFWAFNYYPAVTFERDQLIKRLEKLAKDQGWSRVAHATVKNDVACFVRTYAAQPFSVKGGRDDSLESPLTELGLIKPVSKRDEFRFVRGPKSTLGDGAFIYALLEFWSEYSDSATLSFEAIAHEPGSPGRAFLLDENDVVDRLTNIEDITDGALRWSETAGLKQVVRNTDFKLDLDRALQFIVGDYDNSNSMEAV from the coding sequence ACCACTCTATCAACAAGACTACCGACCACAATTCTCAGGTCACGAAACTTTTCCACTGCGTTACGGTTGGTTGAAAAAAGCCTACGATTGTGTACATGAAACTGAGCAGGAAGGGGATAATAAAGCTTTATGTTGGGGCGATGATGCCATTGCACGATTTGGAGTTGGTAAAAATATGGTTGCATCAATGCGTCATTGGGCAAATGTTGCAGGCATTATTGAAGAGCCTTTGGGAGAAAATCAGGTAGCAACAACAACACTTGGCAAATTATTATTTGGTAAAATTGGACTCGATCCATATTTGGAACATCCAACATCGTTGTGGTTGATTCATTGGAAGTTAGCAACGGAATGGAAAAAGAAAACCACATGGTTTTGGGCATTTAACTATTATCCGGCTGTTACGTTCGAACGTGATCAACTGATTAAAAGACTCGAAAAACTGGCCAAGGACCAAGGTTGGTCTCGAGTGGCACATGCTACAGTTAAAAATGATGTTGCTTGTTTTGTTCGAACATATGCTGCACAGCCATTTTCAGTAAAAGGTGGCCGTGACGATTCTCTTGAATCCCCTTTAACAGAGTTAGGACTTATAAAACCTGTTTCAAAACGGGATGAATTTCGATTTGTACGTGGCCCCAAATCGACTCTAGGCGACGGCGCTTTTATTTATGCGCTTCTCGAATTTTGGTCAGAATACTCCGACTCAGCAACACTTTCATTTGAAGCGATTGCACATGAACCGGGCTCTCCGGGACGTGCTTTTCTTCTTGATGAAAATGATGTTGTTGATCGTTTGACTAATATTGAGGATATAACTGATGGCGCTTTGCGATGGTCTGAAACTGCTGGATTGAAACAGGTAGTTAGAAATACTGATTTTAAACTTGATTTGGATCGTGCTCTTCAATTCATAGTAGGCGATTATGATAACTCGAATAGTATGGAGGCAGTGTAA
- a CDS encoding phosphoadenosine phosphosulfate reductase domain-containing protein: MSVQKKHVLGLSGGRDSAALAVYMRQHHPDIKLEYFFTDTGKELPEVYEYLGRLEGFLGQSILRLNPDRDFDFWLKQYNNFLPSAQTRWCTRQLKLRPFESWVRPLLEEGLTVYSYVAIRGDENYREGYASKHENLKIKLPFKEAGIDKNGVLELLNGAGLGLPKYYKWRTRSGCTFCFFQQKIEWVRLMKEHPEAFEEAKAYEKNAVDHGSPFTWSQGESLEELSRPERIEQIKEEHLQRLERLKDRVQPNPLRSDADPLDLDDLYGNTKMCLACHK; encoded by the coding sequence ATGTCAGTCCAGAAAAAACATGTTTTAGGGTTATCTGGTGGTCGAGATAGCGCTGCACTAGCCGTTTATATGCGGCAACATCATCCTGATATCAAACTGGAGTATTTTTTTACCGATACCGGGAAAGAGTTACCTGAAGTTTATGAATACTTGGGGCGGCTTGAGGGGTTTCTTGGTCAGTCGATATTACGCCTCAATCCAGATCGTGATTTTGATTTCTGGTTAAAGCAATACAATAACTTTCTCCCCTCCGCTCAAACGCGGTGGTGCACGCGACAATTAAAGCTTCGCCCTTTTGAATCCTGGGTACGCCCTCTGCTTGAAGAGGGATTAACTGTGTATAGCTATGTCGCCATTCGAGGGGATGAGAACTACAGAGAAGGTTATGCCTCTAAACATGAAAATTTGAAAATCAAACTACCTTTCAAGGAAGCAGGAATAGATAAAAATGGAGTACTAGAACTTCTTAATGGAGCTGGCCTAGGTCTTCCTAAGTATTACAAGTGGCGGACGCGGAGTGGATGCACTTTTTGTTTTTTTCAGCAAAAAATAGAATGGGTACGTTTGATGAAAGAGCATCCAGAGGCCTTTGAAGAAGCAAAAGCTTACGAAAAAAATGCAGTAGATCATGGCTCACCTTTCACTTGGAGTCAGGGTGAGTCTTTAGAGGAATTATCTAGGCCAGAAAGAATCGAACAAATTAAAGAAGAGCATTTACAAAGACTTGAGCGATTAAAGGATAGGGTCCAACCAAATCCTTTAAGATCCGATGCTGACCCTTTGGATCTTGATGATCTTTATGGCAATACTAAAATGTGCTTAGCATGCCACAAATAA
- a CDS encoding AAA family ATPase, which produces MKLVAAHIRNFKLLREIDLSFSIDSNKPLTVIRAENGSGKTSTLQALRWALYGKDVLDDPLIRLSPADWPDKTLCEIVVEIDFVHTAVSKVNGETMTSESHFMLKREVGETPDGDSPNRGQERVTLFEKTLAGSAPLDAAESRLAQMLPKEMIDIFFTDGDAALTFISTDVSDSTKRDKVKDAIRSLLGLDLLERVEKRISNTQSTLNRQITRNTSSDQLVTITEKIVEISEQKDELTNAVTTLKEDIENTQRKLHATSRDLKRALEAGSYKQLAHLRENYQKQLNDAIEEEERLKRQHQELFQSESLSWGQLGQVFQKGYDYLDSLHAKGIIPRAAVPVLEERLETGECICGADLSEGTIGRKKVCELLDQQRNNDSKANHLSSLYYQAKSEVEKWASNETKKWSESCQELQEQRVAIKKRIESANRELKSTEAKLDQIDEEEIEQKHSQEKMFTATLRQKNIELDRSEASLIDTEQKLKELNQSQKELRQADEKMAGLNAEKTVLNDLQQVVHGSLKEMQGTYLKRVSDRMNELFLDMVGADPKQNAIFQGAEITSKYSIVVNTRDNRTLNPDYEVNGASQRALTFAFIWALTEVSGVVAPRVIDTPLGMMSGNVKRRVLEMVSKAAGEDVDRQVILFLTQSEISHTEDILDKQSGITFTLVKTDDYPADLMNAPKAQQSEVRLCSCTHREYCDQCQRTNYEDFHLNYRGI; this is translated from the coding sequence ATGAAATTAGTTGCAGCCCATATAAGAAATTTTAAGTTGTTGCGTGAAATCGACCTTAGCTTCAGCATTGATTCTAATAAGCCGTTAACTGTTATTCGTGCAGAAAATGGTTCAGGTAAGACATCAACTTTACAAGCATTACGTTGGGCTCTTTATGGAAAAGATGTACTTGATGATCCTCTTATAAGATTATCACCTGCAGATTGGCCTGATAAAACCTTATGTGAAATAGTCGTTGAAATTGATTTTGTTCATACCGCAGTTAGCAAAGTGAACGGAGAGACAATGACATCTGAATCGCATTTTATGCTCAAAAGAGAGGTTGGAGAAACACCTGACGGTGATTCACCGAACAGAGGTCAGGAGCGAGTAACTTTATTTGAAAAAACGTTAGCCGGATCAGCCCCTCTTGATGCTGCAGAATCAAGACTTGCACAGATGTTGCCAAAGGAAATGATTGATATTTTCTTCACCGATGGTGATGCAGCGCTAACTTTTATTTCAACGGATGTTTCGGATAGTACCAAGAGGGATAAAGTTAAAGATGCGATACGTTCACTTCTCGGACTCGATCTATTAGAACGAGTTGAAAAGAGAATTTCTAATACTCAATCAACGCTTAATAGACAAATCACCCGAAACACAAGTTCTGACCAATTGGTTACAATTACTGAAAAGATTGTAGAAATATCAGAGCAGAAAGATGAGCTGACGAATGCAGTAACAACTTTAAAAGAGGATATTGAAAATACACAAAGAAAATTACATGCAACTAGCCGTGATCTCAAACGAGCACTAGAAGCGGGAAGTTATAAACAACTAGCTCACTTACGAGAAAACTACCAAAAGCAATTAAATGATGCGATTGAGGAAGAAGAAAGGCTCAAGCGACAACATCAAGAGCTCTTTCAAAGTGAAAGTCTCAGTTGGGGACAATTAGGACAAGTCTTTCAAAAGGGATATGATTATTTAGATAGTCTCCATGCGAAAGGCATTATACCAAGAGCTGCCGTCCCCGTATTAGAAGAACGTTTAGAAACGGGAGAATGTATTTGCGGTGCCGACCTTTCTGAGGGGACTATTGGGCGAAAAAAAGTTTGTGAACTCCTAGATCAACAAAGAAATAATGATAGTAAAGCTAATCACCTGTCTTCACTTTACTATCAAGCCAAATCTGAAGTAGAAAAATGGGCCTCTAATGAAACGAAGAAATGGTCCGAGTCCTGTCAAGAACTTCAAGAGCAGCGTGTGGCTATTAAGAAAAGAATTGAAAGTGCAAACCGAGAATTAAAATCAACAGAAGCAAAACTAGATCAAATTGATGAGGAAGAAATTGAACAAAAACACTCTCAAGAAAAAATGTTTACAGCTACCCTTAGACAAAAAAATATCGAGCTTGATCGATCTGAAGCATCGCTTATAGATACAGAGCAAAAATTGAAGGAACTTAACCAATCGCAGAAAGAACTTCGACAAGCTGATGAAAAAATGGCAGGGTTAAATGCAGAAAAAACAGTACTTAATGATCTGCAACAGGTAGTTCATGGTTCTTTAAAAGAAATGCAGGGCACTTACTTAAAACGTGTTAGTGATCGAATGAATGAACTTTTCTTAGATATGGTAGGCGCTGACCCAAAACAAAACGCCATTTTTCAAGGAGCTGAGATCACAAGCAAATACAGTATCGTAGTAAATACTAGGGATAACCGAACATTAAATCCAGATTATGAAGTCAATGGTGCATCCCAACGAGCACTAACTTTTGCGTTCATTTGGGCTTTGACCGAAGTGAGTGGTGTTGTAGCTCCGAGGGTTATTGATACTCCTCTTGGAATGATGTCTGGAAATGTTAAACGCCGGGTTCTTGAAATGGTAAGTAAGGCGGCAGGTGAAGACGTTGATCGACAGGTTATCTTATTCCTGACTCAATCTGAGATATCGCATACAGAAGATATTCTGGATAAGCAATCTGGTATTACTTTCACTCTCGTGAAAACCGATGACTATCCTGCGGATCTAATGAATGCCCCCAAGGCACAGCAATCAGAAGTTCGGCTTTGTAGTTGCACACATCGTGAATACTGTGATCAGTGTCAACGAACTAACTATGAAGATTTCCATCTGAATTATCGAGGAATTTGA